A window of the Pyrodictium abyssi genome harbors these coding sequences:
- a CDS encoding phosphoadenosine phosphosulfate reductase family protein, whose amino-acid sequence MTELYPVIERGELRGVIGSGGDATKICSTEGACRYYLWVSKSRALDVTGLLSRRGVLEVEAERGRGFAPVKPWLASPPYVHARAVPDLDEYARTLARMVGRELRGRTVLLGFSGGKDSVAALLTLLKLQEYVSFRLRVMFIHIPFLESPRSVEFVEKLSSRLGIQVDIRSAPRRDMKSLLKWKGMPRRGYRFCTVYKAKPMREARKKDPRLVEVIGDRLIESPKRFERLSKAAASRVVLTGRKFRPTYMFTLPDIIAIVRKAGLVHPDYLDGVPRVACALCPYKALHEFENIPPLEDPGLIDLVLEKMWRRWYSWTSLEEFREQHLWRFSARDAKPLTYAKEILGRREDLEELEAGSVAEIYRRAWLEGVRAPELDDPWKAAELASRAQRAGLPVALPEDY is encoded by the coding sequence ATGACCGAGCTGTACCCGGTCATCGAGAGGGGCGAGCTACGCGGAGTAATTGGAAGCGGGGGCGACGCTACAAAGATCTGCAGCACCGAGGGCGCCTGCCGGTACTATCTATGGGTCTCTAAGAGCAGAGCCCTAGACGTTACCGGGCTCCTTAGCCGTAGAGGCGTGCTAGAGGTAGAAGCCGAGCGTGGACGCGGCTTCGCGCCGGTAAAGCCGTGGCTCGCCTCACCACCCTATGTCCACGCTAGGGCAGTCCCTGATCTCGACGAGTACGCCAGAACACTCGCCAGGATGGTCGGCCGGGAGCTCCGCGGGAGGACGGTGCTCCTAGGGTTCAGCGGTGGAAAAGACTCGGTTGCAGCGCTGCTCACTCTCCTAAAGCTCCAGGAGTATGTGAGCTTCCGCCTCCGCGTGATGTTCATTCATATACCGTTCCTCGAGAGCCCGCGTAGCGTAGAGTTTGTCGAGAAGCTCTCATCGCGGCTAGGCATCCAAGTGGATATAAGGTCTGCCCCGCGGAGAGACATGAAGAGCCTTCTCAAGTGGAAGGGGATGCCCCGGCGAGGCTACCGGTTCTGCACCGTCTATAAGGCTAAGCCGATGAGAGAGGCCAGGAAGAAGGATCCGAGGCTAGTAGAGGTGATAGGCGATAGGCTCATAGAGTCGCCTAAGAGGTTCGAGCGGCTCTCAAAGGCTGCTGCTAGCCGGGTAGTTCTTACCGGCAGAAAGTTTCGCCCGACGTACATGTTCACGCTACCCGACATAATAGCTATCGTGAGGAAGGCTGGTCTGGTACACCCCGACTACTTGGACGGCGTGCCCCGTGTTGCATGCGCTCTTTGCCCCTACAAAGCGCTCCACGAGTTCGAGAACATACCGCCTCTAGAGGATCCGGGGCTAATCGATCTAGTGCTAGAGAAGATGTGGAGGCGGTGGTATAGCTGGACTAGCCTGGAGGAGTTTCGAGAACAACACCTATGGCGGTTCAGCGCCAGAGATGCTAAGCCATTAACGTACGCCAAGGAGATCCTAGGGAGGCGGGAGGACCTGGAAGAGCTAGAAGCCGGGAGCGTAGCCGAGATATACAGGCGTGCATGGCTTGAGGGCGTCAGGGCGCCGGAGCTCGACGACCCCTGGAAAGCAGCCGAGCTAGCGTCAAGGGCGCAGCGGGCTGGCCTACCGGTAGCTCTTCCTGAGGATTATTAG
- a CDS encoding phosphoadenosine phosphosulfate reductase family protein has protein sequence MFTIVTRSKRDADAVKAMVERFYPGWGIDVKTLHGARSSEAMLRELSGIVEPDRFYIVLLGREDQRAARELAGEVPPNVVVHVVPRSRVRNARLELLYAEVARARSVIRVAASWDPGRRVFLLGPRRQGEPLEGLEPQPSFDNFIGLGRFAKIVARLAGGRIGLNPLVVRTRGGLHLVYNGPQPRAELEVKDEGLSPRARITGDYEPVDVSLEAMVEANRGILQLYERASLRFLESLGDFDTVMVPWSGGKDSTAILLLALTLYGRDKVRVVYGDTGTEFPISRQYVEELAEKLGIDYVEAYGGVDKMLLEGVAPMPTHSNRWCTGLKVSAIEGAVKKLAEGRTLLLVGDRDAESPRRSARPPVRPGPAENIVMAAPIKLWGGAHVQLYVLSKGVPLNPMYEYGFYRIGCYMCPALRNWELHVLTTTPKLHLQLLRSPIYRRFVMMRLRGKTKAADFEPEEEAACSFSSSVVTDCGY, from the coding sequence ATGTTCACGATAGTTACTAGGAGTAAACGCGACGCGGACGCTGTAAAGGCTATGGTAGAGCGCTTCTACCCAGGCTGGGGTATAGACGTCAAGACGCTTCATGGCGCGCGTAGCAGCGAAGCCATGCTGCGCGAGCTATCCGGCATAGTCGAGCCAGACAGGTTTTACATAGTACTGCTTGGCAGGGAGGACCAGCGTGCTGCAAGAGAGCTTGCAGGGGAGGTACCGCCTAACGTCGTGGTCCACGTTGTGCCACGGAGCCGGGTAAGGAACGCCCGGCTCGAGCTGCTCTACGCGGAGGTTGCCCGCGCCCGCTCAGTGATAAGGGTGGCGGCGTCGTGGGACCCTGGACGGAGGGTATTCCTACTAGGTCCCCGTAGGCAGGGCGAGCCGCTAGAAGGATTAGAGCCGCAGCCGAGCTTTGACAACTTCATCGGCCTGGGCAGGTTCGCGAAGATAGTGGCAAGGCTCGCTGGGGGCAGGATAGGCCTTAACCCGCTGGTAGTCCGTACCCGTGGGGGCCTACACCTAGTCTACAATGGGCCCCAGCCGCGGGCAGAGCTGGAAGTCAAAGACGAGGGTCTCTCGCCTAGGGCGCGTATAACTGGGGACTATGAGCCGGTTGACGTGAGCCTTGAAGCTATGGTTGAGGCAAACCGGGGTATACTGCAGCTCTACGAGCGGGCCTCCCTAAGGTTCCTCGAAAGCCTAGGCGACTTCGACACAGTGATGGTTCCCTGGAGTGGGGGCAAGGACAGTACAGCGATACTCTTACTCGCACTAACACTCTACGGCCGTGATAAGGTGCGCGTAGTCTACGGCGACACGGGGACCGAGTTCCCCATCTCAAGGCAGTACGTCGAGGAGCTAGCAGAGAAGCTAGGCATAGACTACGTAGAGGCTTATGGTGGCGTCGACAAGATGTTGCTGGAGGGCGTGGCGCCGATGCCGACGCACAGTAACCGATGGTGCACAGGGCTCAAGGTATCGGCTATAGAAGGGGCCGTGAAGAAGCTAGCTGAGGGCCGGACGCTACTACTTGTCGGAGACCGTGACGCCGAGTCGCCGCGTAGGAGTGCACGGCCGCCAGTCAGGCCGGGACCAGCAGAGAACATAGTCATGGCAGCACCCATAAAGCTCTGGGGAGGGGCGCATGTACAGCTCTACGTCCTCTCGAAGGGTGTGCCGCTGAACCCTATGTACGAGTACGGCTTCTACCGGATAGGCTGCTACATGTGCCCAGCGCTGCGTAACTGGGAGCTACACGTGCTTACCACGACTCCTAAACTGCACCTGCAGCTGCTGCGTAGCCCCATCTACAGGCGCTTCGTCATGATGAGGCTGCGCGGCAAGACGAAGGCGGCGGACTTCGAGCCAGAAGAGGAGGCGGCCTGCAGCTTCTCCTCGAGCGTGGTAACAGACTGCGGCTACTAA
- a CDS encoding DEAD/DEAH box helicase, translating into MRVEELALPVEAKRVLLEHGYSELFPPQREAVRAGLLEGRSIVVASPTGSGKSLIALLAALRVLGEPGEGCRVVYAAPLRSLVYERAGEWRSILEKLGRRVAVSTGDYDRVEPWLGEADAVMVTYEKLDSLLRHGAGLLAEVCVFIVDEIHYVGDARRGPVLETVIARLMAMNDGMQVVALSATISNAGEIAAWLGARLVESSWRPVRLREGVFNNYVVEWSDGEETRVEKRTRNPTLDAALDAVAGGGQALIFVNSRRKAVELAEKLAAAAASNGEVRRLLDPGGAAEPYVEELRGRHEHRELNEKLARLLGMGVGFHHAGLASYQRDVVEKAFRARVLRVLVATPTLAAGVNLPARRVVVDTLYRFRSGRGSEPIKVSEYKQLAGRAGRPGLDPVGEAVIIARTWEQAWEALVGYVKGEPEPIVSKLVSEAALRSQVLAVVSSLGVATVSEVASVFERTLYAVQVGPPFEEVDRITWVLDEYGFVSRVGDVVEATETGRRVAELYIDPLTGYRMLRGLEALRAERPPIERLLFLSLWSPDATRIRPPRGLHLALEMEAEQLLEDLGFKPYEEVGEADIAVAAEALYTADMLLDWVMEKPEDAILAKYGIDPGDLRAVVETTNWLVYSMAQLARITGHPAATYLDKLTVMVKHGVQEELVELVKLPGIGRVRARRLYEAGYRNPGDLAGLSPEQLASLLRGLGEERARQALVEAQRTATKRETASQAGAQRKRQRSILDYLGG; encoded by the coding sequence ATGCGTGTAGAGGAGCTAGCTCTACCGGTTGAGGCTAAGCGTGTACTCCTGGAGCACGGCTATAGTGAGCTATTTCCGCCTCAGAGGGAGGCTGTGCGAGCCGGCCTTCTCGAGGGCAGGAGCATAGTAGTGGCGTCGCCGACTGGCTCCGGTAAGAGCCTCATAGCGCTTCTCGCGGCTCTACGCGTACTCGGCGAGCCGGGCGAGGGATGCCGCGTAGTCTATGCTGCTCCGCTCCGTAGCCTTGTCTACGAGAGGGCCGGGGAGTGGCGCAGTATCCTTGAGAAGCTCGGCAGACGGGTCGCGGTATCAACGGGTGATTACGACCGTGTCGAGCCCTGGCTCGGCGAGGCAGACGCGGTGATGGTCACCTATGAGAAGCTCGACTCGCTGCTACGCCATGGAGCTGGCTTGCTGGCAGAGGTCTGCGTGTTCATTGTAGACGAGATACACTATGTGGGGGACGCGCGCCGCGGCCCCGTCCTCGAGACGGTGATAGCTCGGCTAATGGCTATGAACGATGGTATGCAGGTTGTGGCGCTGAGCGCCACGATAAGCAACGCCGGAGAGATAGCAGCGTGGCTAGGCGCTAGGCTCGTCGAGAGCAGCTGGCGCCCTGTAAGGCTCCGCGAGGGAGTCTTCAACAACTACGTTGTAGAGTGGAGTGATGGAGAGGAAACACGTGTAGAGAAGCGGACCCGTAACCCCACTCTGGATGCAGCCCTTGACGCTGTAGCCGGTGGAGGGCAGGCCCTGATATTCGTTAATTCTAGGAGGAAGGCTGTGGAGCTTGCAGAGAAGCTAGCAGCCGCGGCGGCTAGCAATGGAGAGGTGCGCCGCCTCTTAGACCCTGGCGGCGCTGCCGAACCCTATGTGGAGGAGCTGCGTGGGCGCCATGAGCACCGGGAGCTTAACGAGAAGCTAGCCCGGCTGCTCGGCATGGGGGTAGGCTTTCATCACGCCGGGCTCGCGAGCTACCAGAGAGACGTGGTGGAGAAGGCTTTCCGTGCCCGTGTGCTGCGCGTGCTTGTGGCCACACCCACGCTAGCTGCGGGGGTCAACCTTCCTGCTAGACGCGTGGTGGTGGATACCCTCTACCGTTTCCGGTCTGGCAGGGGCTCTGAGCCGATCAAGGTGTCTGAGTACAAGCAGCTCGCGGGGCGTGCTGGGCGGCCGGGCCTCGACCCGGTGGGCGAGGCGGTCATAATAGCTAGGACGTGGGAGCAAGCATGGGAGGCGCTCGTAGGCTACGTCAAAGGCGAGCCAGAGCCGATAGTCTCTAAGCTTGTCTCCGAGGCGGCTCTGAGGAGCCAAGTACTCGCAGTAGTCTCGAGTCTCGGCGTGGCCACGGTATCAGAGGTAGCCAGTGTATTCGAGCGGACGCTCTACGCGGTTCAGGTGGGCCCGCCTTTCGAGGAAGTGGACAGGATAACCTGGGTGCTGGACGAGTACGGGTTTGTCAGCCGTGTCGGCGACGTGGTGGAGGCTACTGAGACTGGGCGGCGCGTAGCAGAGCTCTACATAGACCCGCTCACCGGGTACCGTATGCTACGAGGCCTAGAAGCGCTCCGAGCCGAGAGGCCGCCTATCGAGAGGCTCCTCTTCCTATCGCTCTGGAGCCCTGACGCGACCCGGATACGGCCGCCCCGCGGGCTGCACCTGGCCCTCGAAATGGAGGCTGAGCAGCTACTAGAAGATCTAGGCTTTAAGCCGTACGAGGAGGTCGGCGAGGCCGATATCGCTGTAGCGGCCGAGGCCCTCTACACGGCCGACATGCTGCTAGACTGGGTCATGGAGAAGCCGGAGGACGCTATACTGGCCAAGTATGGAATCGATCCTGGCGACCTCCGCGCCGTTGTAGAGACCACTAATTGGCTGGTATACTCCATGGCACAGCTGGCCCGGATTACAGGGCACCCGGCGGCAACGTATCTAGACAAGCTCACAGTAATGGTCAAGCATGGGGTCCAGGAGGAGCTAGTAGAGCTGGTAAAGCTCCCGGGTATAGGCAGGGTTCGTGCACGCCGCCTCTACGAGGCGGGATACCGAAACCCTGGCGACTTGGCGGGCCTCAGCCCTGAGCAGCTCGCGAGCCTTCTCCGCGGCCTAGGCGAGGAACGTGCACGCCAGGCACTCGTTGAGGCTCAACGCACGGCTACGAAGCGGGAGACCGCTAGCCAGGCGGGGGCTCAGCGCAAGAGGCAGAGGAGTATCCTCGACTACCTCGGTGGCTAG
- a CDS encoding RuvB-like helicase — protein MAAIKEVKPVKELRRVGAHSHIRGLGLDEKGRAKFIADGMVGQTEAREAAGIVVQMIREGKMAGRGVLIVGPSGTGKTAIAVGIAKELGEDTPFVAMSGSEIYSSELKKTEVLMQVLRKSIGVRFRERRTVYEGAVAQLRIAYVKHPFNPYVKVPREAEIVLETTDDSLKLRVGEEIAVQLLQLRVRRGDVIWIDAETGEVHKVGRLCSEKRYDISAYKCVEKPSGPVKKDKEIVHMLTLHDLDVAYAAQRVAVASFLGMPLTREIPSDVRQRVDEEVKKLINEGRAELVPGVLFIDDAHMLDIEAFSFLTRAMESELAPILVLATNRGMTKIRGTDIEAPHGIPLDLLDRLLIIRTRPYTAEEIREILKIRADEEEIPLSSDALEELTKLGVERSLRYAVQLMEPARIIAEREGRTKVTVEDVRKAASYFVDLRESVQYIQQYEEKLLK, from the coding sequence ATGGCGGCAATAAAGGAGGTAAAGCCGGTAAAAGAGCTCAGGAGAGTAGGCGCTCACAGCCACATTAGAGGGCTGGGGCTCGACGAGAAAGGACGTGCGAAATTCATAGCAGATGGAATGGTCGGCCAGACCGAGGCCCGTGAAGCAGCCGGTATTGTAGTACAGATGATACGCGAGGGCAAAATGGCGGGCCGTGGTGTGCTGATAGTAGGTCCAAGCGGGACCGGCAAGACAGCCATAGCAGTCGGTATAGCCAAGGAGCTGGGCGAAGACACACCATTCGTAGCTATGAGCGGCTCAGAGATATATAGTAGCGAGCTTAAGAAGACTGAGGTGCTGATGCAGGTTCTACGCAAGTCCATAGGCGTGAGGTTCCGCGAGCGCCGCACAGTATACGAGGGCGCTGTAGCACAGCTCCGCATAGCCTACGTGAAGCACCCGTTCAACCCGTACGTCAAGGTGCCTAGGGAAGCCGAGATAGTCCTAGAGACCACCGATGATAGCCTAAAACTCCGCGTCGGAGAGGAGATAGCCGTCCAGCTGCTCCAGCTACGCGTACGCCGCGGCGACGTGATATGGATAGATGCCGAGACGGGAGAAGTGCACAAGGTAGGCAGACTGTGCAGCGAGAAGCGCTACGATATATCAGCCTACAAGTGTGTGGAGAAGCCCAGCGGCCCCGTGAAGAAAGACAAAGAGATAGTACACATGCTCACACTACACGACCTCGACGTGGCCTATGCAGCGCAGCGTGTAGCCGTAGCGAGCTTTCTCGGTATGCCCCTAACCCGGGAGATACCCAGCGACGTGCGGCAGCGCGTCGACGAAGAGGTAAAGAAGCTGATAAACGAGGGCCGTGCCGAGCTAGTACCCGGCGTGCTATTCATAGACGACGCTCATATGCTCGACATAGAGGCCTTCAGCTTCCTAACACGGGCCATGGAGAGCGAGCTGGCCCCGATACTAGTGCTCGCAACCAACCGCGGCATGACCAAGATAAGGGGCACCGACATAGAGGCTCCGCACGGTATACCGCTAGACCTGCTCGACCGCCTCCTCATAATCCGGACAAGGCCCTACACCGCCGAGGAGATACGGGAGATACTAAAGATACGGGCTGACGAGGAAGAGATACCGCTCAGCAGCGACGCGCTAGAAGAGCTCACCAAGCTAGGAGTAGAGCGTAGCCTACGCTACGCGGTACAGCTCATGGAGCCAGCCCGCATCATAGCAGAGCGCGAGGGTAGAACCAAGGTAACCGTAGAGGACGTGAGAAAGGCGGCAAGCTACTTCGTAGACCTCCGGGAAAGCGTGCAATACATACAGCAGTACGAGGAGAAGCTGCTAAAGTAG